The Micrococcales bacterium genome includes a region encoding these proteins:
- a CDS encoding DUF4062 domain-containing protein has protein sequence MSAGAGGEVPYGILTPDQRPRVFISSTLVEMAEERVAARRAVESLRLIPVMFELGARPHPARSLYRAYLAQSHIFVGLYAERYGWVAPEESISGLEDEYHLSAGLPRLVYLRTPAEREARLEALLDRVREDDTVSYRSFRDSEELERLLRDDLAVVLAERFLVGDRIEPARGAEASHQLPRPLTELVGREAETAHVRSLLDGGARLVTLVGPGGIGKTRVALEVAHGVARTGREVAFVPLDAVRDPHAVLPAIGAVLGIGLDGSVPAAETLGRALRNRNLLLVLDNMEQVVECAPEVTAVLQECPDVTVLATSRAGLRIRGEQQVPIGPLTTPNGERGDLDQYTAVRLFLERAREARPGLTLDDPAEAAAVAELTKRLEGIPLALELAAARSKTLPPRALLARVGSALDLSSGAVDVPARQRTLRDTVAWSEELLPPLARRLFAQLSVFEAPWTLTDAEAVASTESGDVLDGVADLVEQSLVYPSTRSSGEPRFRMYDAVRAYARERLDVSDAIATGDRLIARMARVVGELDVGFRSAEHDRWRSEFRLVWPDIKAAFELAVAREQAAHATHLSRAWVGMWMDGRVREIEPLMQAAMDLVDRLEPPEQGDMLLAGVGLRFNMGDYEAARALIDRIRGGIALLSEDEELPGTLELYEGYLAAGDSDMTAAERHLRESIHLLAQCGPGGGWIEAFAHNGLGSLLALRGDLAGWRREMQRSGELGRQYGNVGAQLQSLVFQAAGLAQTGQIEEAKQLLGAAADLVQRYPFYEANAYCVEVAGLVALQEGDAPASARALGMADALREVVGARVWPLLAMLRAAIEQAVRSALDDDAYHREVALGREVDLMTLADVVRGLVR, from the coding sequence ATGAGTGCCGGAGCAGGCGGTGAGGTCCCCTACGGCATCCTCACCCCCGATCAGCGGCCACGGGTGTTCATCAGTTCCACGCTGGTCGAGATGGCAGAAGAGCGGGTGGCCGCCCGCCGGGCCGTGGAGAGCCTGCGGCTGATACCGGTGATGTTCGAACTGGGCGCCCGTCCGCACCCGGCCCGCTCGTTGTATCGCGCGTACCTGGCACAGAGCCACATCTTCGTGGGCCTCTACGCAGAGAGGTACGGATGGGTCGCACCGGAGGAGTCGATCTCGGGGCTTGAGGACGAATACCACCTCTCGGCAGGACTGCCCCGACTGGTGTACCTGCGCACCCCCGCGGAGCGGGAGGCCCGTCTGGAGGCGCTACTGGACCGTGTGCGGGAGGACGACACCGTCAGTTATCGGTCGTTCCGGGATTCCGAGGAGTTGGAACGCCTCCTGCGCGACGACCTGGCTGTCGTCCTCGCGGAGCGGTTCCTGGTGGGCGACCGGATAGAGCCCGCCCGCGGTGCCGAAGCGAGCCATCAACTGCCGCGTCCGCTGACCGAACTCGTCGGCCGTGAGGCTGAGACGGCACACGTGCGCAGCCTTCTCGATGGGGGAGCGCGTTTGGTGACGCTGGTCGGTCCCGGCGGTATCGGCAAGACGCGGGTCGCTCTCGAGGTCGCGCATGGCGTGGCCCGGACCGGGCGCGAGGTCGCCTTCGTCCCTTTGGACGCCGTCCGCGATCCGCACGCGGTACTGCCGGCCATCGGCGCCGTGCTCGGCATCGGGTTGGACGGCTCGGTGCCCGCGGCGGAAACCCTGGGACGTGCCCTGCGCAACCGCAATCTGCTGCTGGTGCTGGACAACATGGAACAGGTCGTGGAGTGCGCCCCCGAGGTGACCGCGGTTCTGCAGGAATGCCCCGACGTCACCGTGCTGGCCACGAGCCGTGCCGGGCTGCGGATCCGGGGCGAGCAGCAGGTTCCGATCGGGCCGTTGACCACGCCGAACGGAGAGCGCGGGGATCTTGACCAGTACACGGCGGTGCGACTGTTCCTCGAACGGGCGCGGGAGGCCCGTCCCGGTCTCACCCTGGATGACCCCGCCGAGGCGGCAGCCGTCGCCGAGTTGACGAAGCGTCTGGAGGGGATCCCGCTGGCGCTGGAACTGGCGGCGGCGCGCAGCAAGACCTTGCCTCCGCGCGCCCTGCTGGCACGTGTGGGCTCCGCTCTAGATCTCAGCAGCGGTGCGGTGGACGTGCCCGCGCGACAGCGGACGCTGCGGGACACGGTGGCCTGGAGCGAGGAACTGCTGCCCCCGCTGGCGCGCCGACTCTTCGCGCAGTTGTCGGTCTTCGAGGCTCCGTGGACGCTGACCGACGCGGAAGCCGTCGCCAGCACGGAGTCCGGCGACGTCCTCGACGGGGTGGCCGATCTGGTGGAGCAGAGCCTCGTCTACCCGTCCACGCGCAGCAGTGGTGAGCCCCGCTTCCGGATGTACGACGCTGTCCGGGCCTACGCCCGTGAGCGCCTGGATGTGTCTGATGCCATCGCGACTGGGGACCGCCTGATCGCTCGCATGGCGAGAGTCGTCGGGGAACTCGACGTCGGGTTCCGGTCGGCGGAACATGATCGGTGGCGCAGCGAGTTCCGACTGGTGTGGCCGGATATCAAGGCGGCCTTCGAACTCGCCGTCGCCCGGGAACAGGCGGCACACGCGACGCACCTGTCGCGGGCATGGGTGGGGATGTGGATGGACGGTCGGGTGCGTGAGATCGAGCCGCTCATGCAGGCCGCCATGGACCTCGTGGATCGGCTCGAGCCGCCCGAGCAGGGCGACATGCTCCTGGCCGGCGTGGGCCTGCGGTTCAACATGGGCGACTACGAGGCGGCCCGAGCGCTCATCGACCGCATCCGTGGCGGTATCGCGCTGCTATCCGAGGACGAGGAGTTGCCCGGCACCTTGGAGCTGTACGAGGGGTACCTCGCTGCCGGTGATAGCGACATGACGGCAGCGGAGCGCCATCTGCGGGAGTCCATCCACCTACTCGCGCAGTGCGGCCCGGGAGGCGGGTGGATCGAGGCCTTCGCGCACAACGGGCTGGGATCGTTGCTCGCACTGCGCGGCGACCTGGCCGGGTGGCGCCGTGAGATGCAGCGCTCCGGTGAACTCGGACGGCAATACGGCAACGTGGGTGCGCAGTTGCAGAGTCTGGTGTTCCAGGCCGCCGGACTGGCCCAGACCGGGCAGATCGAGGAGGCGAAGCAGTTACTGGGTGCGGCAGCGGACCTCGTTCAGAGGTATCCGTTCTACGAAGCCAACGCCTACTGCGTCGAGGTGGCCGGTCTGGTCGCCCTGCAGGAGGGTGACGCCCCGGCCAGCGCCCGGGCGCTGGGGATGGCCGATGCCCTGCGGGAGGTCGTCGGCGCCCGCGTCTGGCCGTTGCTGGCGATGCTACGCGCGGCCATCGAGCAGGCAGTCAGGTCCGCTCTCGACGACGACGCCTACCACCGGGAGGTGGCGCTGGGCCGGGAGGTGGATCTGATGACCCTGGCCGATGTGGTGCGGGGCCTGGTGCGGTGA
- a CDS encoding ferritin-like protein, with amino-acid sequence MPHPRIVVEHRKELSYLLCQAAEIEHLAMGQYLYTAFSLRSEVGPGVTAEQFEAVERWRRVLLSIAAEEMLHWAMVNNLLTAIGSAPYVSRPNYPQRAKGYPPSVQFELLPFSEDALRHFVYFERAMGVDVEDAGAFAHVGEEPPPMAPTELQPRPQAFLTQGQLYGSLGDALRDLTERLGEDGLFIGPPWAQAAPESFGWKDLVPVHALQSALAVLAIIVEQGEGATEDVEGSHFGRFQAVLDEYVAMQAADPSFVPAPGDRGGRARGGGSCADRTAHHRPHDGCCLGSVQRHQRPDPADGLPLLRVRPRVRRATRDPGRCRRGTDVRRHQTTGAAACNDQPAVRRGVR; translated from the coding sequence ATGCCACATCCGCGGATCGTGGTGGAGCACCGCAAGGAACTGTCCTACTTGCTGTGCCAGGCCGCAGAGATCGAGCACCTGGCCATGGGGCAATACCTCTATACGGCCTTCAGTCTGCGCAGCGAGGTCGGCCCGGGTGTGACGGCCGAGCAGTTCGAGGCGGTGGAACGCTGGCGGCGGGTCCTGCTGAGCATCGCAGCCGAGGAAATGCTGCATTGGGCGATGGTCAACAACTTGCTGACCGCGATCGGTTCGGCGCCGTACGTCTCGCGGCCCAACTACCCACAGCGGGCCAAAGGTTACCCGCCGTCGGTGCAGTTCGAGCTGCTGCCGTTCAGCGAGGACGCCTTGCGCCACTTCGTCTACTTCGAACGCGCGATGGGGGTGGACGTCGAGGACGCTGGCGCGTTTGCGCACGTCGGTGAGGAACCCCCGCCGATGGCGCCCACCGAGTTGCAGCCGCGGCCGCAGGCCTTCCTCACACAGGGCCAGTTGTACGGTTCCCTCGGCGATGCGCTGCGCGACTTGACCGAACGGCTCGGGGAGGACGGGCTGTTCATCGGCCCGCCGTGGGCGCAGGCGGCACCGGAATCCTTCGGATGGAAGGACCTGGTGCCGGTGCACGCCCTGCAGTCGGCGCTGGCCGTCCTGGCGATCATCGTGGAACAGGGTGAGGGGGCGACCGAGGACGTCGAAGGGTCGCACTTCGGGCGCTTCCAGGCAGTTCTGGACGAGTACGTGGCGATGCAGGCAGCGGATCCCTCGTTCGTGCCGGCCCCCGGTGACCGCGGCGGTCGCGCGAGGGGTGGAGGGTCATGCGCTGACCGGACCGCTCATCACCGACCCCACGACGGCTGCTGTCTCGGATCTGTTCAACGTCATCAACGACCTGATCCTGCAGATGGTCTGCCGCTTCTTCGCGTTCGGCCACGAGTCCGACGAGCAACTCGCGACCCTGGCCGATGCCGCCGTGGGACTGATGTTCGGCGCCATCAAACCACTGGGGCTGCTGCTTGCAACGATCAACCCGCAGTTCGGCGCGGCGTTCGGTGA
- a CDS encoding adenylate/guanylate cyclase domain-containing protein: MNPLPTGTLTMLFSDIEGSTSLLKGLGTRWGEALSAQRRILRAEFTAYHGREMGTEGDSFFIVFTSAHEALAAAVSAQRRLGEHPWPGGAALRVRMGLHTGEPERHEDGYIGIDVHRAARIAATAHGGQIVLSATTQELVGAEPGDIQFRDLGWHRLKDLTQPEHLFDVQAEGLVAEHPPVRSLGSRANLPTYATELIGRSREVSEICAAIERNGARLVTLTGTGGTGKTRLAVAVAHELENQLGSDIYFADLHTADRSALMWSGIAEAVDAPGDSDQLPHERTLGFLADRSALLVLDNLEQITEADVVVSRLLDAAPGLRILATSRRPLHLVDEQQYPVSPLAVPTSPDNGDLTDVQTGAVDLFVRRARMVKPSFALTPANVADVVTLCRHLDGLPWR; this comes from the coding sequence ATGAACCCGCTGCCGACGGGGACCTTGACGATGTTGTTCAGCGACATCGAGGGTTCGACGTCGCTGCTCAAGGGACTGGGTACGCGATGGGGAGAGGCCCTGTCCGCCCAGCGCCGCATCCTGCGCGCGGAGTTCACCGCCTACCACGGCCGCGAGATGGGGACCGAGGGTGACAGCTTCTTCATCGTCTTCACCTCCGCCCACGAGGCATTGGCCGCGGCCGTGTCCGCGCAACGGCGACTGGGAGAGCACCCATGGCCCGGGGGCGCGGCACTGCGCGTGCGCATGGGTTTGCACACCGGTGAGCCGGAGCGCCACGAGGACGGGTACATCGGTATCGACGTGCACCGTGCCGCGCGGATCGCCGCCACCGCACATGGCGGGCAGATCGTGTTGTCGGCCACCACCCAGGAACTCGTGGGCGCCGAGCCCGGGGACATCCAGTTCCGCGACCTCGGGTGGCACCGGCTGAAGGACCTGACCCAACCCGAGCATCTCTTCGACGTGCAGGCCGAGGGACTGGTCGCGGAGCACCCTCCCGTGCGCAGCCTGGGCAGCCGGGCGAACCTGCCGACGTACGCCACGGAGTTGATCGGACGCTCCCGGGAGGTGTCGGAGATCTGCGCGGCGATCGAGCGAAACGGTGCCCGCCTGGTCACTCTGACCGGCACCGGCGGGACCGGAAAGACCCGCCTGGCCGTTGCCGTGGCCCACGAACTAGAGAACCAGTTGGGCTCCGACATCTACTTCGCCGATCTGCACACCGCGGACCGATCGGCGTTGATGTGGTCCGGCATCGCGGAGGCGGTGGATGCCCCCGGCGACTCCGACCAACTGCCCCACGAGCGCACACTCGGATTCCTCGCTGACCGTTCCGCCTTGCTCGTCCTGGACAACCTGGAGCAGATCACGGAGGCCGATGTCGTGGTAAGCCGCCTGCTGGATGCGGCACCTGGACTGCGCATCCTCGCCACATCGCGGCGGCCGTTGCACCTCGTGGACGAGCAGCAGTACCCGGTCTCCCCGTTGGCCGTCCCCACCAGCCCCGACAACGGCGATCTCACCGACGTCCAGACCGGCGCGGTCGACCTCTTCGTGCGTCGCGCCCGGATGGTCAAGCCCTCGTTCGCGCTCACGCCGGCCAACGTCGCCGATGTCGTCACGTTGTGCCGGCATCTCGACGGCCTTCCCTGGCGATAG
- a CDS encoding DUF222 domain-containing protein, which produces MDVHQAWELLHTAGADPLDVACAAEAVKAFSDARQLGAIHQVSQENPATTDPTGNLCDPAPAEIACALAWTPAAASRRVDLAHELHEDLPEVLDALRTGLIDLGKAQEITAGTLGLTPATRVGLARAACDYATSHTRGQLRAWLATQITRLDPEAATARRKKARTRRRVWVQPETDGMATLGAYLTAEEAQACYDSLRIAAANQDGPVDTARADELVARISGIQAHQPVPVQVLITPTGPELVGYGPISDAHAQHLCDTAPRIHLDPPRPTIGYRPGPQLTRYVKARDRHCRFPGCRRPAVHCDLDHITAWPTGSTVEVNLQCLCRYHHRIKTHTDWTVRTTHTGDLTWTSPRGHTYTSTLEDP; this is translated from the coding sequence ATGGATGTTCACCAGGCGTGGGAGTTGCTGCACACCGCGGGTGCGGACCCGCTGGACGTGGCGTGCGCAGCGGAGGCGGTGAAAGCGTTCAGTGACGCCCGCCAGCTCGGGGCTATCCACCAAGTCAGCCAGGAGAACCCGGCCACCACAGACCCGACCGGGAACCTGTGCGACCCGGCCCCGGCCGAGATCGCCTGCGCACTGGCCTGGACCCCGGCCGCGGCCAGCCGGCGTGTGGACCTGGCCCACGAGTTGCACGAGGACCTGCCCGAGGTCCTCGACGCGCTGCGCACCGGGCTGATCGACCTCGGAAAGGCCCAGGAGATCACCGCCGGCACCCTCGGGCTGACCCCCGCCACCCGGGTTGGTCTGGCCCGGGCCGCCTGCGACTACGCCACGAGCCACACCCGCGGGCAACTACGGGCGTGGCTGGCCACACAGATCACCCGGCTGGACCCCGAAGCCGCCACCGCCCGGCGCAAGAAGGCCCGCACCCGGCGGCGGGTCTGGGTGCAGCCCGAAACCGACGGCATGGCCACCCTCGGCGCCTACCTCACCGCCGAAGAAGCACAGGCCTGCTACGACAGCCTGCGGATCGCCGCGGCCAACCAGGACGGACCGGTCGACACAGCCCGCGCCGACGAACTGGTCGCCCGGATCAGCGGCATCCAGGCCCACCAGCCCGTCCCGGTGCAGGTCCTGATCACCCCCACCGGCCCGGAACTGGTCGGCTACGGGCCCATCAGCGACGCCCACGCCCAGCACCTGTGCGACACCGCACCGCGCATCCACCTGGACCCGCCCCGCCCCACCATCGGCTACCGCCCGGGCCCGCAACTCACCCGATACGTCAAAGCCCGCGACCGGCACTGCCGCTTCCCCGGCTGCCGGCGCCCCGCCGTCCACTGCGACCTCGACCACATCACCGCCTGGCCCACCGGATCCACCGTCGAGGTCAACCTGCAGTGCCTCTGCAGATACCACCACCGGATCAAGACCCACACCGACTGGACGGTCCGAACCACCCACACCGGCGACCTCACCTGGACCAGCCCCCGCGGCCACACCTACACCAGCACCCTCGAAGACCCATAG
- a CDS encoding DUF4333 domain-containing protein → MRASLAYIGAGLLLGTTVLSGCSSSTLDIDKLETNIATEMQSQLSLSGTPTVTCPDSVPIEQGNVFTCTAELDGDTVDVEVTQTDDKGNVTWETVQPTG, encoded by the coding sequence ATGCGCGCTTCGCTTGCTTACATCGGTGCCGGCCTTCTGCTCGGCACGACAGTCCTGTCGGGTTGCTCGAGCTCCACCCTCGACATCGACAAACTGGAGACCAACATCGCCACGGAGATGCAGTCCCAGCTGAGCCTCTCCGGAACCCCGACCGTGACGTGCCCGGACTCGGTGCCGATCGAGCAGGGCAATGTCTTCACGTGCACCGCTGAACTGGACGGCGACACGGTCGACGTGGAGGTCACGCAGACAGACGACAAGGGCAATGTGACCTGGGAGACCGTGCAGCCGACCGGCTGA
- a CDS encoding cation:proton antiporter yields the protein MNVLVAVPAAMAADTGLPVLVLDIGMSLVAAGVLAIAFTGLRIPTVAAFLLAGVLLGPTGTGLINDPVNIDTIAQLGLILLLFLIGLEIDVKGLLASGRAVFVSGALQYPLTALLGFLVAQGLVLVGVTLGVLQGDYATLYVGLVIAASSTLLVVALFQQTFTLDTQTGRVSLALLVFQDVWAIIVLAVQPNLSDPQVLPILSAFAGVLLLGAVALAVAHSVLPIGFRWIAKQPSTILIAALAWCFAVVLAGLNIDTAIEAVTDADTALQVSAGMGALVAGATIASLPFREEIVRQVSVVRDFFVTLFFVGLGMTIPAPDGAGVIVFAVGLAALAVASRFLVMLPLLNVSGLDVRIATHTSTKLAQMSEFSLVIAFLGLQLGHIDAALNSSIIFAFVLTAVLTPTLFTKADTVYDRLAPWLGRVGMRPRRTEDTDRSESFDLALLGVHRTASSLLHELGESVPDLLDRTLVVDFNVAIHPDIAKLGPRVAYGDLTSPEILHHAGVDRARVVLCTLPDDVLTSASTVELVHVIREVNPSAALIATATTFPERKRLYAAGADFVLMPRVEAALAAARAVEAALDGNLGELRDDGKPDWRREVLE from the coding sequence ATGAACGTGCTCGTTGCCGTCCCCGCCGCGATGGCGGCCGACACCGGACTTCCTGTGTTGGTGCTCGACATCGGGATGAGTCTCGTCGCAGCGGGAGTGCTCGCCATCGCGTTCACGGGACTGCGGATCCCGACGGTCGCCGCGTTCCTGCTTGCCGGGGTTCTGCTGGGCCCGACGGGCACCGGACTGATCAACGATCCGGTCAACATCGACACCATCGCCCAGCTGGGTCTCATCCTGCTGCTCTTCCTGATCGGGCTGGAGATCGACGTCAAGGGTCTGCTGGCAAGCGGGCGGGCCGTCTTCGTGTCAGGGGCTCTGCAGTATCCACTGACTGCCCTGCTGGGATTCCTCGTCGCGCAGGGCCTGGTGCTCGTCGGTGTCACCTTGGGGGTGCTGCAAGGTGACTACGCGACGCTCTACGTCGGCCTGGTCATCGCTGCCTCATCGACCCTGCTCGTGGTGGCACTGTTCCAGCAGACATTCACACTCGACACCCAGACGGGCCGGGTATCGCTGGCCCTGCTGGTGTTCCAGGATGTCTGGGCGATCATCGTGCTGGCCGTTCAGCCCAACCTCTCGGATCCGCAGGTGCTGCCGATCCTCTCGGCGTTCGCGGGTGTCCTGCTCCTGGGGGCGGTGGCACTCGCCGTGGCCCATTCCGTGCTGCCGATCGGCTTCCGGTGGATCGCCAAGCAACCATCCACCATCCTCATCGCGGCGCTTGCGTGGTGCTTCGCCGTGGTGCTGGCGGGGCTCAACATCGACACGGCGATCGAGGCCGTCACCGATGCCGACACCGCCCTGCAGGTGAGTGCCGGGATGGGCGCACTGGTCGCCGGGGCCACGATCGCCAGCCTGCCGTTCCGGGAGGAGATCGTGCGTCAGGTGTCGGTGGTCCGCGACTTCTTCGTCACACTCTTCTTCGTCGGACTCGGCATGACGATCCCGGCCCCGGACGGGGCCGGCGTGATCGTGTTCGCGGTGGGCCTGGCAGCGCTGGCCGTCGCGAGCCGCTTCCTGGTGATGCTTCCGCTGTTGAACGTGAGCGGGCTGGATGTACGGATCGCGACGCATACCTCCACCAAGCTGGCACAGATGTCGGAGTTCAGCCTCGTCATCGCGTTCCTGGGCCTACAACTGGGCCACATCGACGCAGCCCTCAACTCCTCGATCATCTTCGCCTTCGTGCTCACCGCCGTCCTGACGCCGACCCTGTTCACCAAGGCCGACACGGTGTACGACCGACTCGCCCCGTGGCTCGGTCGCGTCGGCATGAGACCACGGCGCACTGAGGACACCGACCGCTCCGAGAGCTTCGACCTCGCCCTGCTGGGCGTGCATCGCACCGCCTCGTCGCTGTTACACGAACTCGGTGAGTCCGTCCCCGATCTTCTCGACCGGACCCTGGTGGTCGACTTCAACGTTGCGATCCATCCGGACATCGCCAAGTTGGGCCCACGGGTCGCCTACGGGGACCTGACCAGCCCCGAAATCCTGCACCACGCTGGTGTGGACCGTGCCCGCGTTGTCCTGTGCACCCTTCCCGACGACGTGCTGACATCGGCCAGCACGGTGGAACTGGTCCACGTGATCCGCGAGGTCAACCCCTCGGCGGCGCTCATCGCTACCGCCACCACATTCCCCGAGCGCAAACGCCTGTACGCCGCGGGTGCGGACTTCGTGCTGATGCCCCGCGTCGAGGCAGCTCTGGCCGCTGCCCGTGCTGTCGAAGCCGCCCTCGACGGCAACCTGGGCGAACTGCGCGACGACGGGAAACCGGACTGGCGCCGCGAAGTCCTGGAATAG
- a CDS encoding MFS transporter has protein sequence MRMLLGHGLATVGQLQLIMAVGIHALAATGSGLWVSAAVSLGFLPYVLFSTSAGVLADRYSRSAVLRWSIGLRLVLAVAITGGVLLGWPIPALILLTALSATLGTPGYPALAAATPELVTEEDLPAANTLATGVENAGWVAGPGLLGLLLLIGAPVAGGGIASAVCFLAALLALGRLNLPAAAPELTARSRAAFTGALRVVTRNRRIRMFMALATLDNALYGYFVVALVLVGETALVAGQSGIGWLNAAFAAGAFTSMVIAPRLASTRNFRWLIATLVLFAGWGVVLSLARTLSVAAIAVFFAGLFTVVAEIIAVTAIQRVTPNALASRVFGVYDTCAIFAIAVCTGLAGWLSEMLGVRTALFGAAAATAAVALISAVVVRGYGAGTQAAVVGVLPRLGTGRANPVPASRLHPWVPMVVHRPAAITADSHARMTFASRQGAVRG, from the coding sequence GTGCGCATGTTGCTTGGCCATGGCTTGGCCACTGTTGGGCAGTTGCAGTTGATCATGGCGGTCGGCATCCATGCCCTCGCCGCGACCGGCTCGGGTCTGTGGGTCTCGGCTGCGGTCTCGCTCGGGTTCTTGCCGTACGTGCTCTTCTCCACCAGCGCCGGCGTCCTGGCCGACCGCTACAGTCGCAGCGCCGTGCTCCGGTGGTCGATCGGGCTGCGCCTGGTCCTGGCGGTTGCCATCACCGGCGGAGTCCTTCTCGGGTGGCCAATACCGGCACTCATTCTCCTGACTGCCCTCTCCGCGACCCTGGGCACCCCGGGCTACCCCGCGCTGGCGGCGGCTACCCCGGAGTTGGTCACTGAGGAGGACCTTCCGGCCGCGAACACCCTCGCCACCGGCGTCGAGAATGCCGGCTGGGTGGCGGGACCCGGGTTGCTCGGCCTGCTGCTGCTGATCGGGGCGCCGGTTGCCGGGGGAGGGATCGCTTCCGCTGTGTGTTTCCTCGCGGCATTGCTCGCGCTCGGACGCCTGAACCTGCCTGCGGCAGCACCTGAACTGACCGCCCGCAGTCGCGCTGCGTTCACCGGTGCGCTGCGCGTAGTCACGCGCAACCGCAGGATTCGCATGTTCATGGCATTGGCAACCCTGGACAATGCTCTGTACGGATACTTCGTCGTGGCGCTGGTCCTCGTGGGGGAAACGGCCCTGGTGGCAGGGCAGTCGGGGATCGGATGGCTGAATGCGGCGTTCGCCGCGGGTGCCTTCACCAGCATGGTGATCGCCCCGCGCCTGGCATCGACCCGGAACTTCCGTTGGCTCATCGCGACCCTGGTCCTGTTCGCCGGGTGGGGGGTGGTCCTGTCGCTGGCGCGGACGCTGTCGGTGGCGGCGATCGCGGTGTTCTTCGCGGGGCTCTTCACCGTCGTCGCCGAGATCATCGCAGTGACGGCCATCCAGCGGGTCACCCCCAATGCTTTGGCATCACGGGTCTTCGGCGTCTACGACACCTGCGCCATCTTTGCGATCGCTGTGTGCACGGGTCTGGCGGGGTGGCTCAGTGAGATGCTGGGCGTCCGCACGGCGCTCTTTGGCGCGGCCGCCGCGACAGCCGCCGTGGCTCTCATCAGCGCGGTGGTGGTGAGAGGCTACGGCGCGGGCACGCAGGCCGCGGTTGTGGGCGTGCTGCCGCGGCTGGGCACGGGTCGGGCCAACCCGGTCCCGGCGTCTCGCCTGCATCCGTGGGTACCCATGGTTGTGCACCGGCCCGCCGCGATCACTGCCGACTCCCATGCCCGAATGACGTTTGCATCGCGCCAAGGCGCCGTCCGCGGCTAG